A section of the Ciceribacter thiooxidans genome encodes:
- a CDS encoding molybdopterin-containing oxidoreductase family protein, translating to MNIASPIRTRSVGHTACPHDCPSTCALDVDIDENGRIGRVRGAADNDYTAGVICAKVARYAERLYHPGRLLTPKRRKGGKGEGVWQEVSWDEALDEIADAFVKAEQAHGSEAVWPYFYAGTMGQVQRDSIERLRHAKRYSGFMGTICTNMAWTGYVMGTGVLRGVDPREMAKADCVVIWGTNAVATQVNVMTHATRARKERGAKIAVVDVYDNPTMKQADIRLILRPGTDAALACAVMHIAFRDGYADRAYMEKFTDDPAGLESHLKTRTPQWAAAITGLSVEEIEAFARLVGMTKKTFFRLGYGFARSRNGVAQMHAALSVPTVLGSWQYEGGGAFHNNGDIFRLNKAELMGTAYLDPDVRVLDQSQIGRVLTGDPEALRHRGSVTALLIQNTNPANVAPEQRLVKRGFLRDDLFVAVHEQFMTETAELADIVLPATMFVEHDDIYRAGGQSHILLGPKIVEPPATVRTNLFVIEELAKRLGVADRAGFGLTEREHIDRMLKASGKPGFDVLAEEKWIECQPPFEEAHFLNGFGYPDGKFRFSPDWAGAPAPNRPPASVGILGPVDQLPAFPDQVDIIEVTDAEHPFRLATSPARNFLNSSFSETRTSAEKEGRPEVMVSPSDAARLGIGPGDLVRLGNRRGTLRIHARVTDAVKPGVLVAEGIWPNKAHVDGEGINVLTGADAVAPHGGAAFHDNKVWLAKDPA from the coding sequence ATGAACATCGCGAGCCCCATCCGAACCCGTTCCGTTGGTCATACGGCCTGTCCGCACGACTGTCCATCCACCTGCGCGCTCGATGTCGATATCGACGAAAACGGCCGCATCGGACGCGTCCGCGGGGCCGCCGACAACGATTACACGGCGGGTGTCATCTGCGCCAAGGTCGCTCGTTATGCCGAGCGGCTCTACCATCCGGGCCGGCTGCTGACGCCGAAGCGGCGCAAGGGCGGCAAGGGCGAGGGTGTCTGGCAAGAGGTTTCCTGGGACGAGGCTCTCGACGAGATCGCCGATGCCTTCGTCAAGGCCGAGCAGGCGCATGGCAGCGAGGCGGTGTGGCCCTATTTCTACGCCGGCACGATGGGACAGGTGCAGCGCGACTCGATCGAGCGCCTGCGCCATGCCAAGCGCTACTCCGGCTTCATGGGCACGATCTGCACCAACATGGCGTGGACCGGCTACGTGATGGGAACGGGTGTACTGCGCGGCGTCGATCCCCGCGAGATGGCTAAGGCCGATTGCGTCGTCATCTGGGGTACCAATGCGGTTGCCACCCAGGTCAACGTGATGACGCATGCGACCCGCGCCCGCAAGGAACGCGGCGCCAAGATCGCCGTCGTCGACGTCTACGATAACCCGACGATGAAACAGGCGGATATCCGCCTGATCCTCAGGCCCGGCACCGATGCGGCGCTCGCTTGCGCGGTCATGCACATCGCTTTCCGCGACGGCTATGCCGACCGCGCCTACATGGAGAAGTTCACCGACGATCCGGCTGGACTGGAGTCACATCTCAAAACCCGCACGCCGCAATGGGCGGCAGCAATCACGGGCCTGTCCGTCGAGGAGATAGAGGCCTTCGCCCGGCTCGTCGGCATGACGAAGAAGACCTTCTTCCGCCTCGGCTACGGCTTTGCCCGCAGCCGCAACGGCGTCGCCCAGATGCACGCGGCGCTCAGCGTTCCGACCGTCCTCGGCAGCTGGCAATACGAAGGCGGCGGCGCCTTCCACAACAACGGTGACATCTTCCGTCTGAACAAGGCGGAGCTGATGGGCACGGCCTATCTCGATCCCGACGTCCGCGTCCTCGACCAGTCGCAGATCGGCCGCGTGCTGACCGGTGACCCGGAGGCGCTGCGCCATCGCGGGTCGGTGACGGCGCTGCTGATCCAGAACACCAATCCGGCCAATGTCGCGCCGGAGCAGCGCCTGGTGAAGCGGGGTTTCCTGCGCGACGATCTCTTCGTCGCGGTCCACGAGCAGTTTATGACCGAGACGGCCGAGCTTGCCGACATAGTGCTGCCGGCTACCATGTTCGTCGAGCACGACGACATCTACCGCGCCGGCGGGCAGAGCCATATCCTGCTCGGGCCGAAGATCGTCGAGCCGCCGGCGACGGTGCGCACCAATCTCTTCGTCATCGAGGAGCTGGCAAAACGCCTCGGCGTCGCCGATCGCGCGGGCTTCGGGCTGACGGAGCGCGAGCACATCGACCGCATGCTGAAGGCGAGCGGCAAGCCCGGCTTCGACGTGCTGGCCGAAGAAAAGTGGATCGAATGCCAGCCTCCGTTCGAGGAGGCGCATTTCCTGAACGGCTTCGGCTATCCGGACGGCAAATTCCGCTTTAGTCCCGATTGGGCAGGAGCTCCGGCGCCGAACCGGCCGCCGGCCTCGGTCGGCATTCTCGGGCCGGTCGATCAACTCCCGGCCTTCCCCGATCAGGTGGACATCATCGAGGTCACTGATGCCGAACATCCCTTCCGGCTCGCGACCTCTCCCGCGCGCAACTTCCTGAATTCGAGCTTCTCCGAGACCCGCACCTCGGCCGAGAAGGAGGGCAGGCCGGAGGTGATGGTCAGTCCGTCCGACGCCGCACGTCTCGGCATCGGACCCGGCGACCTCGTCCGCCTCGGCAACCGCCGCGGCACGCTGCGCATCCATGCCCGCGTGACGGACGCGGTGAAGCCGGGCGTGCTGGTCGCGGAAGGAATCTGGCCGAACAAGGCGCATGTCGACGGCGAGGGCATCAACGTGCTGACGGGCGCCGACGCGGTCGCGCCCCACGGCGGCGCGGCCTTCCACGACAACAAGGTGTGGCTCGCTAAGGACCCGGCATGA
- a CDS encoding 23S rRNA (adenine(2030)-N(6))-methyltransferase RlmJ, with protein MNYRHIYHAGNFADVLKHAVLARLIVYLQQKDKAFRVLDTHAGIGLYDFSSDEAQKTGEWRDGIGRLLEADLPDNVAALLAPYLDAIRALNPQGPITLYPGSPKLARMLFRPQDRLSAMELHPDDSRALARLFEGDYQVRVTELDGWLALGAHLPPKEKRGVVLVDPPFEAEGEYERLVDGLAKAYRRFSTGTYCLWYPIKKGAPIAEFHEALKALEIPKMLCAELSVRSDRETTGLSGSGLIIVNPPFTLKDELHLLLPELKRVLAQDRFASQRCFWLRGEN; from the coding sequence ATGAACTACCGCCACATCTACCATGCCGGCAACTTCGCCGATGTGCTGAAGCACGCCGTTCTGGCGCGCCTGATCGTCTATCTGCAGCAGAAGGACAAGGCTTTCCGCGTGCTCGACACGCATGCCGGCATCGGGCTCTACGACTTCTCCTCCGACGAGGCGCAGAAGACCGGCGAGTGGCGCGACGGCATCGGTCGGCTGCTGGAAGCCGATCTTCCGGACAACGTCGCGGCTCTTCTGGCACCCTATCTTGACGCGATCCGCGCACTCAATCCGCAAGGGCCGATCACCCTCTATCCGGGATCGCCGAAGCTCGCGCGGATGCTCTTCCGCCCGCAGGACCGGCTTTCGGCGATGGAGCTCCATCCGGACGACAGCCGCGCGCTCGCCCGCCTGTTCGAAGGCGACTACCAGGTGCGGGTGACCGAACTCGACGGCTGGCTGGCGCTCGGCGCGCACCTGCCGCCGAAGGAGAAGCGCGGCGTCGTGCTCGTCGATCCGCCCTTCGAGGCGGAGGGCGAATACGAGCGGCTGGTCGACGGTCTCGCCAAGGCCTATCGCCGCTTCTCGACCGGCACCTACTGCCTCTGGTATCCGATTAAGAAGGGTGCGCCCATCGCCGAATTCCACGAAGCCCTGAAGGCGCTCGAGATCCCGAAAATGCTCTGCGCCGAGCTTTCCGTGCGCAGCGACCGCGAGACGACCGGGCTCAGCGGTTCCGGGCTCATCATCGTCAATCCACCCTTCACGCTGAAGGACGAGTTGCACCTGCTGCTGCCCGAACTGAAGCGTGTCCTGGCGCAGGATCGCTTCGCCTCGCAGCGCTGTTTCTGGCTGCGCGGGGAGAACTGA
- a CDS encoding ribonuclease T2 family protein: MPAKLNPLRAVALAGAVIILPNGARADDPPKRSGFDFYVLALSWSPTFCGSAKAAGNRDQCGDGKRYGLVVHGLWPQYERGYPEDCPSDQPRRVPDKLGRTLFDIMPSMGLIGHQWRKHGTCSGLAQADYFALTRAAYERVRIPDSLRNAERLTNLDVDAIETQFTSANAGLSRQALAITCERGKLSEIRVCLTPQLTFRDCPEIDAQACSLPSVAVPPAR, encoded by the coding sequence TTGCCTGCCAAACTGAACCCGCTGCGCGCGGTGGCTCTCGCCGGTGCCGTCATCATCCTTCCGAACGGTGCGAGAGCGGACGATCCGCCAAAGCGTTCCGGTTTCGACTTCTATGTGCTGGCGCTTTCCTGGTCGCCGACCTTCTGTGGAAGCGCCAAGGCCGCCGGCAACCGGGACCAGTGCGGCGACGGAAAACGTTACGGGCTCGTGGTGCACGGTCTCTGGCCGCAATACGAGCGCGGCTATCCGGAAGATTGCCCGAGCGACCAGCCACGCCGGGTGCCGGACAAGCTCGGACGCACGCTCTTCGACATCATGCCGAGCATGGGGCTGATCGGCCATCAGTGGCGCAAGCACGGCACCTGCTCCGGGCTCGCTCAGGCGGACTATTTCGCCCTCACCCGCGCGGCCTATGAGCGCGTGCGCATTCCCGACAGTCTGCGCAACGCCGAACGTCTAACGAACCTCGACGTCGATGCGATCGAGACGCAGTTCACGAGCGCCAATGCCGGCCTCTCTCGCCAGGCACTGGCCATTACCTGCGAACGCGGAAAGCTCTCGGAAATCCGCGTCTGCCTGACACCGCAACTCACTTTCCGCGACTGTCCGGAGATCGACGCGCAGGCCTGCTCCCTCCCCTCCGTTGCGGTGCCGCCGGCACGCTGA
- a CDS encoding glutathione S-transferase encodes MKLLYSSTSPYSSKVRMALRYLGMDAEVVAVATNDDPPELIGNNPLGKIPTLLTGGDGPIFDSRAIMHYLDRRSKGGLYPRKDRKRTEAEVLEALCDGITDCLLAIVYERRQRPEERVHQPHIDRQWQKVSRGLDHLNAHLPKTGKSLHGGHFSLAALIGYLMLRFPGEWEDGRTALAAWPQKFEKRFEDYSELKPQA; translated from the coding sequence ATGAAACTCCTCTATTCCTCCACCTCGCCCTATTCCTCGAAGGTGCGCATGGCGCTCCGCTATCTCGGCATGGACGCAGAGGTGGTAGCGGTCGCCACCAATGACGACCCGCCGGAACTGATCGGCAACAATCCGCTCGGCAAGATCCCGACGCTTCTCACAGGCGGGGATGGACCGATCTTCGACAGCCGCGCCATCATGCACTATCTCGACCGCCGCTCGAAGGGTGGCCTTTACCCCCGCAAGGACCGCAAGCGCACGGAGGCGGAGGTATTGGAGGCGCTCTGCGACGGGATCACCGACTGCCTTCTCGCGATCGTCTACGAACGGCGCCAGCGGCCGGAAGAGCGCGTGCACCAGCCCCATATCGATCGGCAATGGCAGAAGGTGAGCCGCGGGCTCGATCACCTGAACGCCCATCTGCCGAAGACCGGCAAGTCGCTCCACGGCGGGCATTTTTCGCTGGCCGCGCTGATCGGCTATCTGATGCTCCGCTTCCCCGGCGAGTGGGAGGACGGGCGCACGGCGCTCGCCGCCTGGCCGCAGAAGTTCGAGAAGCGTTTCGAGGACTATTCGGAACTGAAGCCGCAGGCGTGA
- a CDS encoding outer membrane protein encodes MRKLVMILMATAAGVATFSTAQAADAVDQIPEAPAATESYTAPVSNWSGAYVGATANYDWGRFGGGDYDAKGFGGSLYGGYNFQNGQIVYGAEADIAYTGEDGSAGTGLTGKQGVNGSLRGRVGYDMNPFLIYGTAGLALSNNKLESATDSDEKIAAGYTVGAGVEAMVTDNITARIEYRYSDYQKRDFSLDGATVSRGFDDHSVKVGIGVKF; translated from the coding sequence ATGCGTAAACTCGTTATGATCCTCATGGCAACCGCCGCCGGTGTCGCTACGTTCTCGACCGCTCAGGCCGCCGACGCCGTCGACCAGATCCCCGAGGCTCCTGCCGCGACCGAAAGCTACACCGCCCCCGTCAGCAACTGGTCCGGCGCCTATGTCGGTGCCACCGCGAACTACGACTGGGGCCGCTTCGGCGGCGGCGACTATGACGCCAAGGGCTTCGGTGGCTCGCTCTACGGTGGTTACAACTTCCAGAACGGCCAGATCGTCTACGGTGCGGAAGCCGACATCGCCTACACTGGCGAAGACGGCAGCGCCGGCACCGGCCTGACCGGCAAGCAGGGCGTGAACGGGTCTCTCCGTGGCCGCGTCGGCTACGACATGAACCCCTTCCTGATCTACGGTACCGCCGGTCTCGCACTTTCGAACAACAAGCTCGAAAGCGCCACGGACTCGGATGAGAAGATCGCTGCCGGCTACACTGTCGGTGCCGGTGTCGAAGCCATGGTAACCGACAACATCACGGCTCGCATCGAATACCGCTACAGCGACTACCAGAAGCGCGACTTCAGCCTCGACGGCGCAACCGTTTCGCGTGGTTTCGATGATCACAGCGTCAAGGTCGGTATCGGCGTCAAGTTCTGA